CTTCCAGGATCGCGTCGAACAGGTCGTCCATGCTGGGGCGCGCGTTCGGGTCGGGGTCGTAGGGATCGTTCATGCCCTGGCCGAGCAGGGCTTCCTGAATCATCTGCATCAGCTCGCTGGAATCGAGCTGGTCGAGTTCGCCCTCGAATTTGCTGTACCGCGTGATACGCGCCATGACCGGACCTCCGTGGGAAACAGGATGGCGCGGAACGTTCCCCGCGTTTGTAAGCCCGGAGGGAACCGGCGACGCGGCGTGCAGCGCGCTTTCCGGGTCGAGGTCTGCCGGAAGCCTCCCGCGTCCGGCCGTAGCTCAACCCTGGCGTTTCTGTTTGATGAGAGATTTATGAAAATCTGTAAGGCTTCTGTCATGGCCTGACAACTACCTTCTCCCTGTTCCGGGGCGATGAAGCGTGTGGTGTATCCGGGCACCTGCCACACGCCGAGCCAGTGGTGCGACCGACGAGCCGTGAACCCCAGGTGGGGCGCGCGTTCGTTGGTCGTTTTGCATTGTGGTTGCGCTGTCCAGTCCCCCCGCAGGGGGATACCAGGTTCTTCAACGTCAAGTTATCTTGCGCTCCGTTTCGCTGAAGCGCTTCCAGCCGCCCTGTTCCCTCTCCCTTGCCCCAAGGAGCTGACATGAAATCCCCAGTCCCCCTCCTGCTGCTGGTTCTGTCCGGCGTGGCACTCGCCCAGGGCACTTCGCCCCTGTCGCTGCTGTACGACCAGGTTCTGGTGCAGTCCGTGACCCGGGACGGCAAAACGGCCGAGAAGCGCACCCCCGCCTTCACGAAGGTGCGTCCCGGTGACGTGCTGGCCCAGACGGTGACGGCGCGCAACGTCGGCAGGGTTGCCCTGCCCAACCTGCGGGTCCAGTTGCCCGTGCCGGCGAACATGGTCTACCTCGCGCCCGACGGCCCTGCGCCCGAGGGTGTCCGCACCGAATACTCCATCGACGGCGGCAAGACCTTCGCCCCCGCGCCCCTCAAGAAGACCGTCACCGTGACCGAGAACGGCAAGGCCGTGACCCGCGAGGTCGAGGTCAAGCCCAACGAGTACCAGGCCGTCCGCTGGACCATCGGCACGCTGGAGGCGGGCACAGAGAAGACGCTCGGCTTCCGCGTACAGGTGAAGTAACCCGTGCAGGTGAAGTCAATACAGAACTTCCGCAGGGCACAGCGCGGCCCGCAGCAAGCAGAGGAGACAGCATGAAAGTGAACACGAAGATTCTGGGTCTGATGGCGGCGCTGGCTGCCGGAGCAGCTTCCGCGGCCCCCACCCCCAACACCACCAGCACGGTGGCCGGCACGCCGATCACCAACCAGGCCACGGCCAGCTTCACGGACCCCGGCACGGGTCAGCCCGCCCCGGAAGTCAAATCCAACACCGTGACCACCACGGTGCTGCCGCTGCCGGGCTTCGACATCGTGTACGACGACAACACCGCCGACGGCAACACGCTCGCCAACACGCCCAAGACCGTGACCGGCGCGACCCCCGGCCAGGTCATCAAGACCGACTACGACGCCGTCAACAACGGCAACACGCCGCTGACGGTGAGCCTGCGCCCCAACACCACCGGCAGCGCGTCCGGCCTGACCGTGCGCTACCTGGACGCCAGCGGCAATGAGCTGGCCAAGAACAGCGACGGTTCCTACAGCCTGACGCTCCCGGCGGGCAATGCGGGCGTGGTCAAGTTCACGCAGGAGATCACCCTTCCGGCGAATGCCCCGGCGAACACGACCTACGGGGCCTCGCCCGAGGGTTCGGTCGCGGGCACCGGCACGGGGACGGGCCAGAACGGGATTCCCACCGGTAGCACCCTGTACGAGGGGCAGACCGTCAGCAATGGCGCGGTGGTGACCACCCCGGCGCAGGGCACGGACCTCCAGTTCGTCAAGGTGACGACCTTCCAGCCCGCTCTGACGGGCACCCCCAACGTCCCCAACCCCACCAACCCGGTCGGCCCCGACGGCAGCACCGGCGCGACCCCGCCCGCGCAGGGGACGGTCAACGTGCCCACCGTGCCCGGCGGTACCCCCAACCAGCCCACCCCCACCCAGCCCGCGACCGGCTATCCCTCCTACCCGACCAACCCCGCGGACCCCACCTCGGGCGGGACGCCCATCGTGCCCGACGTGCAGGGCAACAAGCAGATCGCCTACCCCAGGGCCGACAGCGACAACCCCTCGACCAGCCCGGCCACCGGCCAGACCAACGATCTGCCCGGCACCGCCGATACCATCATCTTCACCAACGACCTGAAGAACAACGGCACCGCCAGCGACCGGGTGCAGCTCTTCCCGGCGGGACCCGACGGCAAGCTGCTGGCCGGCACCACCTTCGACTCCAGCACCGGCGTCTTCACCCTGCCCGACGGCACCAGGGTCCGCTTCCTGGGGCCGAACACCAACCAGCCCATCCCGGTGGGCAGCGGGGCCACCTACCCGACCGTGACGGCACCCGCGGGCGGCACGGTGATCTACCGCGCCGAAGTGACCCTGCCCGACGGCAGCGACGCCGCGCGGGTGGACCTCCTGACCATCATCGTCGGTGCCGACTCGCTCAACGATGCGGACATCGTGGCCGACGCCACTACCCTCGACATCGTGGCGCAGGGCGCGGCGCAGTTCGGTGACAACACCGACGGCGTGCTGGGGGCAGTACCCACCCCTGCTCCGCAGCAGACGGTGGTGCCGGGGGGCAACACGGCCACCAGCACCGACACGGCCAACAGCACCGACAACGTGGCCGTCTTCCCGATGGACGTCGCCAACATGGGCGCGTACAACGACAGCTACACCCTGTCGGCCACGGTGGCCGGGCTGCCCGCGGGCGCGGCCGTCACCTATGTGGACAGCAGCGGCGTGGCGCTGCCCACCAACGGCGCGGGCAACTTCATCACGCCCGTCGTGGCCGCCGGCCAGGAAATCAAGGTCTACGCCGTCATCACGGTGCCGACCGGCACGGCAGCGGGCAACTACACCGTCAGCCAGAAGGCGGTGGGCAACTACAGCACCATCACCATGACCGACCTCAACGACGTCATCAAGGTCGGTGCGGTCGGTGCGGTGAACGTCGCCAAGTTCGTGCAGGACGGCAAGACGGCGGCCGGGGCCACGCCGCAAAACGGCATCAACAACCCCGCGAACTACACGGCCAACAACACGGCGGCCCTGCCAGGCGCGAACATCGTCTACCAGATCATCGGCAAGAACACCTACAACGCCCCGGTCGCGGGCTTCGCCCTGAACGACACGGTGCCCACCAACACCACCTTCCAGTCGGCCAGCCTGAGCATCGGCGGCACCGCCGTGACCAAGGTCATCTACAAGATCGGGAATGGCACCTGGTCGGCCACCGCTCCGGCGGCAGGCACGGCAGCGGGAACGGCCATCGCGGTGGCGGCCGACGCCAACGGCGACAACGTGCCCGACGCGCTGCCCTCCGGCTCCACGATGGAACTCACCTTCACCGTCAAGGTGAACTGAGGCCCCCTCCCGGCGCACCTCTGCGGTTTTGCGGGGTGCGCCGCCTGCTCAACACCCCAACAGCAGATTCTTTTTGACTTTCTACCCCCGCACATCAAGTGCCCACCCCACGCGCCCTTCCCGGCATTTTCCCAAGGAGAGTCCCTTCTGTGAATCGCTTTCTCACGCGGCTTCCTCATCGGCTGGGTCTGACCGGGCTGCTGGCCCTGGGCGGGCTGGCGGCGGCGCAGGGCCAGACACCCGCCGGGACCGAGATCACCAACCAGGCGACGGCGGTCTTTGATCCGGCCATCCCCGGCGGTCCTGACAGTGCCGTCTCCAACGTGGTCCGGACCACCGTACAGGCCGTGTGCGCCGTGAGCGTCACGCCCGACGGCACACCGGAGCAGCCCGGACAGACGGCCTCCCTGCCCTACGGCGGCCGCACGGTCTTCGCCTACAGCCTGGTCAACGCGGGCAACCAGACCGCGACCTTTCCGGTGGCGGCCCGCACCGAGGCGGGAAGCGCCTTTACGCCCACCACCCGCCTCTATCTGGACGCGAACGGCAACGGTGCCGTGGACCCCGGCGAGCAGGTCGTGGAGAACGTCACGCTGGCCCCCGAGAAGGGCGCGAACCTGCTGCTGGCCGTGGAGGCGGCGAGCGGGCAGGGCACGGCCTACGTGAATCTGGTCGCCAGTTGCGCGGGTGGCGAGCAGGCCGACAGCAACAACGTCAGCCGCGTGACGGTGGGCGCGCCCCCACAACTGGCCGTGCAGAAGGCCTTCGCGCCCGCCCTGCTGCGCCCCGGCAGCGAGACGACCGTGACCGTGACCACCCGTAACGACGGCCAGGGCGAGGGCCAGGACGTGGTGCTGACCGACCTGCTGGACACGCAGATCGCGCAGGGGCTGACGTTCGTGCGGGGCAGCGCCCAGACCACGGCCGGCACCCTGGAATACACCGCCGACGGCGTGACCTGGCAGGGGACCGAACCCGCCGGGGTGCGCGGCGTGCGCGTCCGCGCGGCCAGCCTGCCCGCGGGCGCGGCCCTGACCCTCACCTTCCGGATGCTGGCGACCCCGGCGGCGGAAAACCACGTGATTCCCAACACCGCAACTGTCCTGGCCGGTGGCCTGGCCGCGCAGGGCAGCGCCCAGGTGGACGTGCGCTACCAGCCCGCCGTCGCCATCGGCCCGGCCGGCGTGCCCGAAGCGCCCGAGAACACGGCCGCCGACACCCAGAGCAAGGCCTTTGCCGTCATGGGCCAGCAGGTGTGCTTCGACCACACCCTCAAGAACACCGGGGATGTCCGCGACGACTTCCGGGTGACGGTCACGTACCCGCAGGGCCAGGCCCGCGCGGTTCTGACGGGCGAGAACGGGCAGGCGCTGGCTGAGCCGCTGCCGCTCGACCCCGGCCAGACGGCGCTCGTCCGCATCTGCTACGACGCCACGCAGAGCGGCCCGCTGGAGGCGCTGGTCACCGCTGCCGGCACCCGCGGCACCCGCAACACCACCCTGGACCGGGTGCAGGGCGTCGAGGCGGGTCTGCCCGAGCTGGTCAAGACCGTCAGCCCTGGCCCCACCGTCACGCTGGCGCGGGGCGAGCCGGTGACCTACACGCTCAGCGTGCGCAACCCCTACACGCGGCCCCTGACCGGCGTGGTGGTCAGCGACCCCCTGCCCGCCCACGTGGACTTCGTGCCGGGGGGCAACGTCATCTCGGACGGCGGCACCGTGACGGGCGAGGCGGGGAGGCAGGTGGCGACCTGGAACGTCGGCACCCTGGCTCCCGGCGAGACGCGCACCTTCCGCGTGACCGTCATCGTCAGCGACCGGGCGGTGGACGGCGAGACGCTGAACAACGTCTTTCAGATGGTTTCCAGCGAACTGCCCGCGCCGACGCCCAGCAACGAGGTGAAAAGCCCGGTCTGGAACGCCCAGCTCCGCGTCCTCAAGACCGTGAGCGCCGCGCAGGTGACGCCCGGCGACCGCCTCACCTACACCCTGACCATCCGCAACGGGTCGGCCACCACCGACATCGTGGACGCGGTGGTCACCGACACGCCCGCCGCCGGGCTGGTGTACCTCCCCGGCACCAGCACCCTGAACGGCGAGCCGCTGGCCGACCCCACGGTCACGAACGGCGTGCTGCACTGGAACCTCGGCAAGCTTCCCCCCAGCCAGGACATGGTGATCACCTACGGGGTGCGCGTGGGGGCCGGCACGCAGGGCGAGCTGCTGAACAGCGTGCAGGTGGTGGGCACGGGGGCGGGCGGCGCGGTGCGGACCATCGCCAGCAACAAATCGACCGCTGCCGTCAAGCTGCGGCTGCTGAACTTTGCCCCGCTGAACGACATCGTGGGAACGGTCTACGTGGACCGCAACCGCGACGGCCGCTTCGATGCCGGACTGGACACGCCGCTGGAACGTGCCCGCGTCATCCTGGCCGGGGGCCGCCTGGCCCTGACCGACGCGGCGGGGCGCTACCACTTCGCCAATGTGCCGCTGGGCACCCAGGCCCTGCGCCTCGACCCCGGCTCGGTCCCGTACCTGCCGCTGGACCTGCCGCAGGACGGCGGTCTGCCGGGAACCCGGACCGTGCAGGTGGGCGGCCTGACGGGCGTGGACTTCCCGCTCGCGCCGCTGGCAGGCGAGGTGGGCACGCTGCGCCGGACCACGCTGAGCGCCGGTCCCCTCAGCATCGAGAAAACGGTGGTCCTCACGGCCGGGGGCTACGCGGTGACGCTGCGCCTGAACACCCCCACGGCGCTGGAGGGCTTTACCCTGAACGACCCCCTGCCGTCCGGCGCGGCGCTGAAAGAAGGCCGCAATACCTGGAACGGTACGCTGCCCGCCGGTGAAACGGTCCTGACCTACCGCTTCACGTTCACGGGCAGCCCGAGCACCGCCGTGACCGACCCGACCGCCGGGTGGAGGTACTGATGAAGCCCTTTTCGAGGCGACCCCTGGTGGCCCTGACGGCCCTGATGCTGCTGGGCGCGGCCAGCGCGCAGACGGACGCGGGCAGTCCCGCCGTCAGCGCCCCCACCGTCCAGCGCACCAGCACCGTCAGCCTGCCCTTCGACGCACCGGCGCAGGCCCAGGAACTCGTCATCGCCCAGGCCCTCCCGGAAGGCGCGGCCTTCGTGTCCGGCAGCACCCGGCTGGACGGGCGTCCCCTGCCCGACCCCCGGCGCGGCCCCGGCGGCACGCTGTACTGGACGCTGCCCGCCCAGGCGCGCGGCCTGCTCACCTACGACCTGACCCATACCGCGCCCCTGGCCGCCCTGCCGGAACCCGCCCTGCT
This genomic window from Deinococcus carri contains:
- a CDS encoding DUF11 domain-containing protein, producing MNRFLTRLPHRLGLTGLLALGGLAAAQGQTPAGTEITNQATAVFDPAIPGGPDSAVSNVVRTTVQAVCAVSVTPDGTPEQPGQTASLPYGGRTVFAYSLVNAGNQTATFPVAARTEAGSAFTPTTRLYLDANGNGAVDPGEQVVENVTLAPEKGANLLLAVEAASGQGTAYVNLVASCAGGEQADSNNVSRVTVGAPPQLAVQKAFAPALLRPGSETTVTVTTRNDGQGEGQDVVLTDLLDTQIAQGLTFVRGSAQTTAGTLEYTADGVTWQGTEPAGVRGVRVRAASLPAGAALTLTFRMLATPAAENHVIPNTATVLAGGLAAQGSAQVDVRYQPAVAIGPAGVPEAPENTAADTQSKAFAVMGQQVCFDHTLKNTGDVRDDFRVTVTYPQGQARAVLTGENGQALAEPLPLDPGQTALVRICYDATQSGPLEALVTAAGTRGTRNTTLDRVQGVEAGLPELVKTVSPGPTVTLARGEPVTYTLSVRNPYTRPLTGVVVSDPLPAHVDFVPGGNVISDGGTVTGEAGRQVATWNVGTLAPGETRTFRVTVIVSDRAVDGETLNNVFQMVSSELPAPTPSNEVKSPVWNAQLRVLKTVSAAQVTPGDRLTYTLTIRNGSATTDIVDAVVTDTPAAGLVYLPGTSTLNGEPLADPTVTNGVLHWNLGKLPPSQDMVITYGVRVGAGTQGELLNSVQVVGTGAGGAVRTIASNKSTAAVKLRLLNFAPLNDIVGTVYVDRNRDGRFDAGLDTPLERARVILAGGRLALTDAAGRYHFANVPLGTQALRLDPGSVPYLPLDLPQDGGLPGTRTVQVGGLTGVDFPLAPLAGEVGTLRRTTLSAGPLSIEKTVVLTAGGYAVTLRLNTPTALEGFTLNDPLPSGAALKEGRNTWNGTLPAGETVLTYRFTFTGSPSTAVTDPTAGWRY